A portion of the Rhodopseudomonas sp. BAL398 genome contains these proteins:
- a CDS encoding helix-turn-helix domain-containing protein — MTQADLATALDKPQSFVAKYENGERRIDVIEFIDIATAVGAAPGDILAQIQLVDESAKRTSRRPRKA, encoded by the coding sequence ATGACGCAGGCCGATTTGGCAACAGCGCTGGACAAACCGCAATCCTTTGTCGCCAAGTATGAGAACGGTGAGCGGCGAATTGACGTAATCGAGTTTATCGATATTGCCACTGCGGTGGGAGCTGCTCCCGGAGATATTTTGGCGCAGATCCAGTTGGTGGACGAATCCGCCAAGCGAACATCTCGCCGGCCCCGCAAAGCGTAG
- a CDS encoding DNA -binding domain-containing protein, giving the protein MPAELELDPDVDDQAPDGPDVTPYDEAHFVTYLRLLDAKADGAHWTEVARIVLHRDPDREEARTRRCFESHMVRAQWMTKRGYRRLLEQSVEQARRPRS; this is encoded by the coding sequence GTGCCGGCAGAGCTTGAACTTGATCCCGATGTCGATGACCAGGCGCCTGATGGCCCCGACGTCACCCCATATGACGAGGCACACTTCGTGACCTATCTGCGCCTGCTTGACGCCAAGGCGGACGGGGCGCACTGGACTGAGGTAGCGCGGATTGTGCTGCATCGCGATCCTGATCGGGAGGAGGCGAGAACCCGGCGCTGCTTCGAAAGCCACATGGTGCGGGCGCAATGGATGACCAAGCGCGGCTACCGCCGGCTACTTGAGCAATCGGTCGAACAAGCGCGGCGCCCCCGATCCTGA